The Xylocopa sonorina isolate GNS202 chromosome 5, iyXylSono1_principal, whole genome shotgun sequence genome segment AGGAAGCTAGTTAATTAAAGGTAACAAGAAAGAACAcagatgaaaagaaaaaaaatcaatgattaatattatatacagAGAAGTCTATACATATAAACATTATAAAAGAACGTGTGCCTATGTGCGCACGTGCGTACGCGCGCGTACGTGCGGACACTCGAACAACTCCGAAATCCACCAGGTCCCTTGCCTCCTGCTCGCTCGCCCAACTTCCACTCCgcagcctctctctctctctctctctctctctctctctccttcttttcAACCCTGACACCTTCCAGTCCCACCTTTCACCCTGTTTCACCCCTTTGGCCCACCCTCTTTCCATCCATattccacctctctctctctctctctctctctctctctctctctctctctctctctctctctctctctagctcTCCCTCCATTCTTCTTCACACGCACTTGCGCACATATCCATGACGCATTACCGTAGCCGTGTTGTGTAGGGAATGTCTTTAACGAATAAGATACGATTTCTCATGTTACATGTTAtaagaagcaaaaaaaaagaacaaaaaaaaaaaaaacaaacgcgAAGCAGCAAAAGTAACTTGGAAACAAAAAAAGAGATACAAATAACAAGGGATAAATCTTCTCTGGTCAGTTGCAGGATCGCTCGAGAACGCTGTCGAATCGATAACCGACCGTACGGTCGGTTTCGCGTTgtgtaaaagaaaaaagaaggaaagaaagaaagaaagaaagaagggaaCGATAGAGAAACGGGAGGAAATGACGATGAAGACGCGAGAGGAAGGACGAAGAGAAAACTTTCGTTGACGAACATTACGCGCGTACAACACTACTCTGTACATCGCACAGTTGTCCGCGTATtcgttattattgttattattattattattatcgctATACGATTACCACGGTTATTATACTGTTTATTGCTACTgatatgtgtatatatgtatacatgtatagcagtgtgtgtatatacatatagacACGTATTGCGCGTGTTTGCCTGCCGCGGTGGTTCCATTATTCGTGGCTCAACTTTTTAGTCTCTCTCCAGCTGATCTGTTCGCTGTGGTCGGAGCCGACGATCGTGCTTTCCTCGTCACGAGGAATTGATCGGCTGATCGATGAATTCTATTCGATAGGCGAGTGTCGgggaaatgaaaatgcgagtggAGACGTCGGTGTAACGATGGGCTGACGCGTTGAATCGTTCATCATTCCTCTCCCTCGTTCCATTCGCGGAGGGTGGACGAGTTTTCTTTCGCCGCGGAATCGCAATAAGATGGGACGTAGCTTCTTTTCGCGTTTCAAAGTTGAAATGATACTCGCGATCGCACGGTATTTGGTTGTGGTATTCGTCGAAAGCGGCGGACCCTGTGTAAGTATGCATTTCTCGAGGGTACGCTGCCGCGCAAAGGGACCCGCATCCTTAAAAGAAAGTCCCTTTGAGACCAGCGTTACAGTTTCCGGCTGTTTTCTTCCATTCCGTCGCTGCAAACCTAGTATATTTGTACGCGCCGGTGGTTGAGAAACATCGAACACTTTATTCGATTCGTGTTCTTCCCCCAAGAAGTAAACCTCCGCCCCAATTTTGCACCGATTCCATTCTACTCCGTTGGCTCTGCTTCTTCTGTTTCGCgcgaaaaatatttaattacccGGGTCCATGAGTTCATTTCTTCGAATTAGACATTGGTAAAAAGGTGGGCGATACACGTACGTATATCGTCCTAAAAATAAAAAGGGTCAGACTATCAGGATGACCGCGATCGAAGCGTCAGCACATAGAGCGTATgactgagagaaagagaggtgaAGAATGAGTGAGTGTgtgaaaaggagagagagagagagagagagagagagagagagagagagagagagagagagagagagagagagagagagagagagagagaggagagacgaGAGGATGCACGATCCGCGAACAATGGATCGGATATGCGGGTCAACGGTGCTAACCAGCGTTGTGCCCAGTTTTTCCTTACACTTAACTTTGACCGAGAGTCCTCACGGCACGGCATAGATAGAAAAGTCGGGCGGTGGGTTATCGATCATTAAAAagcaagatatatatatatatgcattatTCCGTACCAAGTACGGCTAGAGCTACCGAGTAATTTAATATAGTATTTAAAACAGTCAactgtatcgcgatttaacggaGCACGAACGAAGAAAGGCCTGCATCGACCATCTTTCCTCCAACACTTTTAAATCCGATTTCCCGTTCCTtccgaaaaagaaaaagaaacaaaaaacaaaaaaataaagaaaagaaaaacccAGTTCCCGTTATTCTAATATTCCTGCCTCCCTCTAACCCTcaacaaaaatgaaaaaaaaaaaacaagacaaCATATTGTAATCTATTGTAGATTGTTGTAGATAAATTATACGGTTTGACCGTACATTGTTACTTTTTGTCgacaatataaaatacacagatATATAAGTAATCGACGTCTCTGTCCTTATTCCGCGTTCTTCTTTTCAGCTTTTACACGGCTTGCCCCGCGAGAGAAAGGAAACAAATTCTTCACACGATCTCGTAACGTATCGTTAAATCATTTTTAATCATTGCCTACTACAAAGTGAAAAATTATACAGGATAGGGGAACAGAGTTAAATACAAGAGATTATTTACAATTTTATATCGACCTAAATTTATTGCACAAATCAATGAGTAATCGATGGCATGCTAGGTGAACCAACCACATCTATTATATCCGCTTTAACTTCGGGCTCTGTCTTCGGGAGCAAGGCGGATGGTATCGTCAATGTCTGGAAATTTAACGTAACATTATTCCttgaatttaatataaaattgtttGCTTAGAACACGTTAAACGATATACCTTGCCAGGTGCTAACGCTTCGTATTGATGCCTCAACGATTGTAATTCGTAATCGCATGTCGATAACGCACTTCGAAGTTCATAGTGCAAAACGATGTCGCTCCTTAATTCATTGAACTGTTGACATATTTGCTCTGTAGGCGGTGGATTTAATTCTGAAAGGAGGTCGCATTAATTTAATCGAGTCTTAAAGAAAGAGGCACAGTTTGCAATTAAACTTGAACATACCTATTCGGAGTTCATTGAGCATTTGTTCAATACCTTTCATTTTCTTTTGGCCTAAACTGCTTGGCAACTTTATTCGCTGAGAACGGAGAGAAACTCCGCTATTTTTAAaatctggaaactttattccGGCAGATTCCACCGTCTGTAAAGGAAATGTTTGCAACTTTAAGTAAGAGTTCAATGATCGTACGCTAactattagtacgatacgtacatGAGACGTATCAGCCTTGTTCGGTCTGTTCCTAGCAGCAGCGCTACTCTTCTTTGTAGCTTTCCTTTCATTCTTCCTTGGATCAGCTTGATGATCAGCAGCAGTTATTAACTTCTGCAGATCTTGAgtctttctatctctctcctTCTTTCTTTGCTCGATCTTTCTTAGCTCGGCCAGTAACATTTGCTCCTCTTCCACTTGTTCCGGTGTCCTCTCGAACAATTTCTTTAACTGTTCCTTCCTGCGTTTCTCGTGTTCCGCATCGAATATATAAACCTTGTCGCTATGTGATTTCGCTTTTGTTAAAGCTGCGCACACTTGATAGTACCTGAACAACGATCGCACGATATACAAACGAAAATTGAAACAAACAATAATATTACTCACCTCTCTTTCAGATCCTCTACAGATCTTGCAGGGAATTTAGTGCAGTCCCATCTGTCTTTGATTATAATGAATCTCAGATCGAACCTCCTACACAAATCGAACAAATGATCGGTCTCTGCTCTTGTCCAACCGTTTGTGACCAAATGCTGAACGTATTCGGCGTTGGTGTACGTTGGTATCGGAACCTTCTTATTAAACTTAGCGAAGGGATATTCTTTCCCCGCATCCGCGACTCGTCTCCAATGATGGAACACTGCCCCGTCCGTTCTGGCAGGATTGGTGAACGGCGTCCACTTCCACGGTCTAACTTTCTTCATACCGAGCTTGGCTCTAACTTGTTTGTAGCCCTTTGCCGTATCCGTCGGAAATAATGGTGGCACATCGTTGTTGTCTTTGCATAGCAATGCAAATACTTCCCGATGCATGCCCTCGGGTCTCTTCGGTACCTTGTACTCATACTTCTTCCGATTCTTTTTATCGATGCCTATAATTGACTCCTTTGTTAACTCGCTGGTGGTAGGCACCTCGATGTCTAATATATCCCGTACATCCGCCATGCTGTCGAGTTTCGATAAACTTTTGTCCTTCCTGCGTTTAGACATTTTTTGAGTTAAGGTTATGTTTACTTAGGTTCTCGGTAAATATATGACTATAGTAATGTGATGAGGTGAAAGAATTGTAGCAGGTACAGAACATCAGATGTTCTTCTTGCCGTTTTCGATATATCTTTTTAATTGCATACGTACATTGTGGAAGAATCGCTCTCTCCTCTTTCTCGAGCCAGACACAACCAACACCTCGCAGGTACTCCTCAGCGCTATCACTTTATAGAATTTCCATAGAATCAGTTCGTGTTTTACGAACTAGAATACTAACTACGCGATAGCTGAAGGGTTCTTGTGTCTTCTATCAGTTAACACGCAACCAGTCTCGAATAATTACAATCTTTCTATGTAATTATATTTTGGTATTGGCACTGTCCGCGTCAAACTTTGTTAGaacgtttcacataaagataTCTTCAATTTATTCCGATTAAATTATTGTCATTTCTGTTGTTATGATTGTCACAAGAGGGAGAATAAAAGGAACGCTCGATTTCAGTATCGATTTACATC includes the following:
- the Dmap1 gene encoding DNA methyltransferase 1 associated protein 1 codes for the protein MKDKSLSKLDSMADVRDILDIEVPTTSELTKESIIGIDKKNRKKYEYKVPKRPEGMHREVFALLCKDNNDVPPLFPTDTAKGYKQVRAKLGMKKVRPWKWTPFTNPARTDGAVFHHWRRVADAGKEYPFAKFNKKVPIPTYTNAEYVQHLVTNGWTRAETDHLFDLCRRFDLRFIIIKDRWDCTKFPARSVEDLKERYYQVCAALTKAKSHSDKVYIFDAEHEKRRKEQLKKLFERTPEQVEEEQMLLAELRKIEQRKKERDRKTQDLQKLITAADHQADPRKNERKATKKSSAAARNRPNKADTSHTVESAGIKFPDFKNSGVSLRSQRIKLPSSLGQKKMKGIEQMLNELRIELNPPPTEQICQQFNELRSDIVLHYELRSALSTCDYELQSLRHQYEALAPGKTLTIPSALLPKTEPEVKADIIDVVGSPSMPSITH